The following coding sequences lie in one Arabidopsis thaliana chromosome 3, partial sequence genomic window:
- the PHS1 gene encoding Glycosyl transferase, family 35 (Glycosyl transferase, family 35; FUNCTIONS IN: phosphorylase activity, transferase activity, transferring glycosyl groups; INVOLVED IN: response to water deprivation, response to temperature stimulus; LOCATED IN: chloroplast stroma, chloroplast, plastid; EXPRESSED IN: 23 plant structures; EXPRESSED DURING: 13 growth stages; CONTAINS InterPro DOMAIN/s: Glycogen/starch/alpha-glucan phosphorylase (InterPro:IPR011833), Glycosyl transferase, family 35 (InterPro:IPR000811); BEST Arabidopsis thaliana protein match is: alpha-glucan phosphorylase 2 (TAIR:AT3G46970.1); Has 6408 Blast hits to 5779 proteins in 1768 species: Archae - 99; Bacteria - 4542; Metazoa - 558; Fungi - 166; Plants - 202; Viruses - 2; Other Eukaryotes - 839 (source: NCBI BLink).) has translation MDTMRISGVSTGAEVLIQCNSLSSLVSRRCDDGKWRTRMFPARNRDLRPSPTRRSFLSVKSISSEPKAKVTDAVLDSEQEVFISSMNPFAPDAASVASSIKYHAEFTPLFSPEKFELPKAFFATAQSVRDALIMNWNATYEYYNRVNVKQAYYLSMEFLQGRALSNAVGNLGLNSAYGDALKRLGFDLESVASQEPDPALGNGGLGRLASCFLDSMATLNYPAWGYGLRYKYGLFKQRITKDGQEEAAEDWLELSNPWEIVRNDVSYPIKFYGKVVFGSDGKKRWIGGEDIVAVAYDVPIPGYKTKTTINLRLWSTKAPSEDFDLSSYNSGKHTEAAEALFNAEKICFVLYPGDESTEGKALRLKQQYTLCSASLQDIVARFETRSGGNVNWEEFPEKVAVQMNDTHPTLCIPELMRILMDLKGLSWEDAWKITQRTVAYTNHTVLPEALEKWSLELMEKLLPRHVEIIEKIDEELVRTIVSEYGTADPDLLEEKLKAMRILENVELPSAFADVIVKPVNKPVTAKDAQNGVKTEQEEEKTAGEEEEDEVIPEPTVEPPKMVRMANLAVVGGHAVNGVAEIHSEIVKQDVFNDFVQLWPEKFQNKTNGVTPRRWIRFCNPYLSDIITNWIGTEDWVLNTEKVAELRKFADNEDLQSEWRAAKKKNKLKVVSLIKERTGYTVSPDAMFDIQIKRIHEYKRQLLNILGIVYRYKKMKEMSASEREKAFVPRVCIFGGKAFATYVQAKRIVKFITDVASTINHDPEIGDLLKVIFVPDYNVSVAELLIPASELSQHISTAGMEASGTSNMKFSMNGCVLIGTLDGANVEIREEVGEENFFLFGAKADQIVNLRKERAEGKFVPDPTFEEVKKFVGSGVFGSNSYDELIGSLEGNEGFGRADYFLVGKDFPSYIECQEKVDEAYRDQKRWTRMSIMNTAGSFKFSSDRTIHEYAKDIWNIKQVELP, from the exons TCCATCGCCGACGAGAAGATCCTTTTTGTCGGTGAAATCTATCTCTAGCGAACCGAAAGCCAAAGTAACCGACGCAGTTCTCGATTCCGAACAAG AAGTGTTTATTAGCTCGATGAATCCGTTTGCGCCAGATGCTGCTTCGGTAGCTTCGAGTATCAAGTACCACGCGGAGTTTACGCCATTGTTTTCACCGGAGAAGTTTGAGTTGCCAAAGGCGTTCTTTGCGACTGCGCAAAGTGTTAGAGATGCTTTGATCATGAATTGGAATGCAACTTATGAGTATTACAACAGAGTGAATGTGAAACAAGCGTATTATTTGTCAATGGAGTTTTTgcag GGTAGAGCCTTATCGAATGCCGTGGGTAACCTTGGGCTTAATAGCGCTTATGGTGATGCTTTGAAGAGgcttggttttgatttggaaaGCGTGGCTAGTCAG GAGCCAGATCCTGCACTTGGGAATGGTGGACTCGGGAGACTTGCCTCGTGTTTTTTGGATTCCATGGCAACTTTGAATTATCCGGCTTGGGGTTATGGACTTAGATACAAGTATGGCTTGTTCAAACAGAGAATTACAAAAGATGGACAGGAGGAAGCTGCAGAAGATTGGCTTGAG CTAAGCAATCCTTGGGAAATAGTCAGAAATGATGTCTCATATCCTATTAAGTTCTATGGGAAAGTGGTTTTTGGATCAGATGGTAAGAAACGGTGGATTGGTGGAGAAGACATTGTTGCTGTTGCTTATGATGTTCCTATACCTGGTTATAAAACTAAGACAACTATCAATCTGCGGCTCTGGTCAACAAAAGCTCCTTCcgaagattttgatttatcttcaTATAACTCTGGGAAGCATACTGAGGCAGCAGAAGCTCTATTCAACGCTGAAAAG ATTTGCTTCGTGCTTTACCCCGGAGATGAGTCAACTGAAGGAAAGGCTCTTCGTCTGAAGCAACAATACACTCTGTGCTCAGCCTCGCTACAAGATATCGTAGCACGTTTTGAGACAAGGTCTGGAGGAAACGTCAACTGGGAAGAATTTCCAGAGAAGGTTGCAGTGCAGATGAATGACACTCACCCTACCCTATGCATTCCTGAGCTAATGAGGATTCTAATGGATTTAAAAGGACTAAGCTGGGAAGACGCTTGGAAAATCACACAAAG gACTGTGGCATACACAAACCATACAGTCTTGCCTGAGGCACTGGAGAAGTGGAGTTTAGAACTCATGGAGAAATTGCTTCCTCGTCATGTGGAGATTATCGAAAAGATTGATGAGGAG CTAGTTCGCACAATTGTTTCAGAGTATGGCACCGCGGATCCTGACTTACTTGAAGAAAAACTGAAGGCAATGAGGATCTTGGAAAATGTCGAGTTGCCTTCTGCCTTTGCAGATGTGATCGTGAAGCCGGTGAACAAACCAGTTACTGCAAAAGATGCTCAAAATGGCGTGAAAACGgaacaagaagaggaaaaaactgctggagaggaagaggaagacgaagTTATCCCAGAACCAACAGTAGAACCCCCCAAGATGGTCCGTATGGCCAACCTTGCTGTTGTGGGTGGTCATGCTGTAAATGGCGTTGCAGAGATACACAGTGAAATAGTGAAGCAGGACGTGTTTAATGATTTCGTACAG TTGTGGCCAGAAAAATttcagaacaaaacaaatggaGTAACACCAAGGCGATGGATTCGTTTTTGCAACCCATATTTAAGTGATATTATAACTAACTGGATAGGCACAGAAGACTGGGTCTTAAATACCGAAAAGGTTGCGGAACTAAGAAAG TTTGCAGATAATGAAGATCTCCAATCTGAGTGGAGGgcagcaaagaagaagaacaagttgAAGGTTGTATCACTTATCAAGGAAAGAACTGGATATACTGTCAGCCCCGATGCAATGTTCGACATTCAG ATCAAGCGTATACATGAGTACAAGCGACAACTGCTAAATATCTTGGGAATTGTTTACCGCTACAAAAAGATGAAGGAAATGAGTGctagtgagagagagaaagcatTTGTTCCAAGAGTTTGCATATTTGGGGGAAAAGCATTTGCCACATATGTGCAAGCTAAGAGAATTGTTAAATTTATCACAGATGTTGCGTCTACAATTAACCATGATCCAGAAATAGGTGACCTCCTTAAG GTTATCTTTGTTCCTGATTACAATGTCAGTGTTGCTGAATTGCTCATTCCAGCAAGTGAGCTTTCTCAGCACATCAG TACTGCTGGGATGGAAGCTAGTGGGACAAGCAACATGAAATTTTCGATGAACGGTTGCGTTTTGATTGGAACCTTGGATGGGGCGAATGTCGAGATTAGAGAagaagttggagaagaaaatttcttcctctttggtGCCAAAGCTGATCAGATTGTGAACCTCAGGAAGGAGAGAGCAGAGGGAAAG TTTGTTCCCGATCCTACTTTTGAAGAAGTCAAGAAGTTCGTTGGAAGCGGCGTCTTTGGCTCAAATAGCTATGATGAACTAATCGGCTCTTTGGAAGGAAACGAAGGCTTTGGACGAGCGGATTACTTCCTAGTTGGCAAAGACTTTCCTAGTTACATCGAATGCCAAGAAAAAGTCGACGAGGCATACCGAGACCAGAAA AGATGGACGAGAATGTCAATAATGAACACAGCAGGTTCATTCAAGTTTAGCAGTGACCGGACGATCCACGAATACGCCAAAGACATATGGAATATTAAGCAAGTGGAACTTCCATGA
- a CDS encoding zinc finger RNA-binding-like protein (unknown protein; Has 37 Blast hits to 34 proteins in 12 species: Archae - 0; Bacteria - 0; Metazoa - 2; Fungi - 0; Plants - 35; Viruses - 0; Other Eukaryotes - 0 (source: NCBI BLink).), with product MDYNSQWQQPPAPAIQPPEMNQSTAVDAYYASYYGYYANPNPSSISDLQTYESSAIAIPPPPGVVDSTAAVIATTSYVTVDTTPYYTLDMNAQQNSAWPDLIEQSHSIYPPDFSWTGHIVQAQLPGTKKGKPL from the exons atggATTACAACAGTCAGTGGCAACAACCGCCGGCACCGGCGATACAGCCACCGGAAATGAATCAGTCGACGGCGGTTGATGCGTATTACGCTTCCTATTATGGTTACTACGCAAATCCAAACCCTAGTTCCATCTCCGATCTCCAAACTTATGAATCCTCAGCTATTGCAATTCCACCACCGCCTGGAGTTGTTGATTCTACGGCGGCTGTGATTGCGACGACATCATATGTGACTGTGGATACGACGCCGTATTATACTTTAGATATGAATGCTCAGCAGAACTCGGCTTGGCCT GATCTTATAGAGCAGTCTCATAGCATATACCCGCCTGATTTCTCTTGGACCGGCCACATAGTTCAAGCTCAACTTCCTGGAACGAAGAAGGGAAAG CCCCTTTAA
- a CDS encoding zinc finger RNA-binding-like protein (unknown protein; INVOLVED IN: biological_process unknown; EXPRESSED IN: stem, embryo; EXPRESSED DURING: D bilateral stage.): MDYNSQWQQPPAPAIQPPEMNQSTAVDAYYASYYGYYANPNPSSISDLQTYESSAIAIPPPPGVVDSTAAVIATTSYVTVDTTPYYTLDMNAQQNSAWPDLIEQSHSIYPPDFSWTGHIVQAQLPGTKKGKVVRSAHCEVCKVDCNGLFTVV, from the exons atggATTACAACAGTCAGTGGCAACAACCGCCGGCACCGGCGATACAGCCACCGGAAATGAATCAGTCGACGGCGGTTGATGCGTATTACGCTTCCTATTATGGTTACTACGCAAATCCAAACCCTAGTTCCATCTCCGATCTCCAAACTTATGAATCCTCAGCTATTGCAATTCCACCACCGCCTGGAGTTGTTGATTCTACGGCGGCTGTGATTGCGACGACATCATATGTGACTGTGGATACGACGCCGTATTATACTTTAGATATGAATGCTCAGCAGAACTCGGCTTGGCCT GATCTTATAGAGCAGTCTCATAGCATATACCCGCCTGATTTCTCTTGGACCGGCCACATAGTTCAAGCTCAACTTCCTGGAACGAAGAAGGGAAAGGTTGTTCGCTCTGCTCACTGTGAAGTTTGTAAGGTTGACTGTAATGGTCTGTTTACTGTCGTCTAA
- a CDS encoding zinc finger (C2H2 type) family protein (zinc finger (C2H2 type) family protein; FUNCTIONS IN: sequence-specific DNA binding transcription factor activity, zinc ion binding, nucleic acid binding; INVOLVED IN: regulation of transcription; LOCATED IN: intracellular; CONTAINS InterPro DOMAIN/s: Zinc finger, C2H2-like (InterPro:IPR015880), Zinc finger, C2H2-type (InterPro:IPR007087); BEST Arabidopsis thaliana protein match is: C2H2 and C2HC zinc fingers superfamily protein (TAIR:AT4G04404.1); Has 42233 Blast hits to 16958 proteins in 211 species: Archae - 0; Bacteria - 0; Metazoa - 39766; Fungi - 50; Plants - 1094; Viruses - 0; Other Eukaryotes - 1323 (source: NCBI BLink).), producing MDLDGVELLLDLREMVSQSGFEKSTTCSGVIALRSNLQSKSSHKCKICGKSFECYQALGGHQRIHRPIKEKLSKQEFSEVYPRKSKLQKRPESSSSCYECKVCGKIFGCYRGLGGHTKLHRSTKRELASTQDENSLLDSSEAKKIVSQPSSFKVSQEEKFLHCVELKQDFSEPLSHSGALPSTLRSKLQTKTQWKSSCHCKICGKSFVCSQGLGNHKRVHREISGKLACKRKYTEDYNPFSDSLKAKKIVKKPSSFEVSQEEKILHCVELKQDFGELLAHSGFDKSISCSKSIKVKKVARKNEKTEDSTSLFGVFVGEMSQRLHGCKTCGRKFGTLKGVYGHQRMHSGNHNRIEDENGLERIWGLKKKSRVCSVSAFDRFKGSSFMAEIEKHEVIEAALNLVMLCQGVYDFASISNLPLGDGFMDLELKPCPLRRKLQKKSRSSYKCSICEKSFVCSQALGSHQRLHRWKLVPKPEYIEDDSSLLDSSEAKKIVSKPSSFEHAQEEKILQCVEPKLEFHEQLAHSGFDKFDTCSKIRFSALPSPPEAKKIVSQPPSFEVSVDEKILYRAEPKLNFSEPLAHSCFDNSSSYRSIICGKSFVCSQALGGHQTLHRSIKGQLAGTEDGNSLSVTDSEASKIVAQPSSYKSQGI from the exons ATGGATTTAGATGGTGTTGAGTTGTTACTAGACTTGAGGGAAATGGTTTCTCAATCGGGTTTCGAAAAGTCTACTACTTGCAGTGGTGTTATTGCTCTGAGAAGTAATCTGCAGAGTAAATCAAGTCACAAATGCAAAATATGTGGCAAGAGTTTTGAGTGTTATCAAGCTCTAGGTGGTCACCAAAGAATTCACAGACCGATTAAAGAGAAACTA TCGAAACAAGAGTTCAGTGAAGTATATCCTCGGAAGAGTAAGTTGCAGAAAAGACCTGAGAGTAGTAGCTCCTGCTATGAATGCAAAGTATGTGGCAAGATTTTTGGGTGTTATCGAGGTCTAGGTGGCCACACGAAACTTCACAGATCGACTAAGAGGGAATTAGCGAGTACTCAAGATGAGAATTCACTGTTAGACTCATCAGAAGCTAAGAAGATTGTTTCACAACCATCAAGCTTTAAAGTCTCTCAGGAGGAGAAGTTCTTACATTGTGTGGAGTTAAAACAAGACTTCAGTGAACCGCTTTCTCATTCGGGTGCATTACCATCTACTCTGAGAAGTAAATTGCAGACAAAAACTCAGTGGAAATCAAGCTGTCATTGCAAAATATGTGGCAAGAGTTTTGTGTGTTCTCAAGGTTTAGGTAATCACAAAAGAGTTCACAGAGAGATTAGCGGGAAATTAGCGTGTAAAAGGAAGTACACTGAAGACTATAATCCATTCTCTGACTCATTAAAAGCTAAGAAGATTGTTAAAAAACCATCAAGCTTTGAAGTCTCTCAGGAGGAGAAGATCTTACATTGTGTTGAGTTAAAACAAGACTTCGGTGAACTGCTTGCTCACTCGGGTTTCGACAAGTCTATTAGTTGCAGCAAATCGATCAAAGTGAAAAAAGTAGCGcgtaaaaatgagaaaactGAAGATAGTACTTCACTGTTTGGC GTTTTTGTCGGCGAAATGTCTCAGAGACTTCATGGTTGCAAAACATGCGGGAGAAAGTTTGGAACTTTAAAAGGTGTGTATGGTCACCAGAGGATGCATTCTGGTAATCACAATAGAATCGAAGATGAGAATGGTTTGGAAAGGATTTGGGGTCTTAAGAAGAAGTCTAGGGTTTGCTCTGTTTCAGCTTTTGATCGATTCAAAGGATCTTCTTTTATGGCTGAGATTGAGAAACATGAGGTGATTGAAGCTGCATTGAACTTGGTTATGTTGTGTCAAGGAGTTTATGACTTTGCTTCTATCAGTAATTTGCCTCTAGGTGATGGTTTCATGGATTTAGAGCTTAAACCTTGTCCTTTGAGAAGGAAACTACAGAAAAAATCTCGCTCCAGTTATAAATGCAGTATATGTGAGAAGAGTTTTGTGTGTTCTCAAGCTCTTGGTAGTCACCAGAGACTTCACAGATGGAAACTAGTGCCTAAACCTGAGTACATTGAAGATGATAGTTCACTGTTAGACTCATCAGAAGCTAAGAAGATTGTTTCAAAACCATCAAGCTTTGAACATGCTCAGGAGGAGAAGATCTTACAATGTGTTGAGCCGAAACTAGAGTTCCACGAACAGCTTGCTCACTCGGGTTTCGACAAGTTTGATACTTGCAGTAAAATCAGGTTCAGTGCATTACCTTCTCCTCCAGAAGCTAAGAAGATTGTTTCACAACCACCAAGCTTTGAAGTCTCTGTGGATGAAAAGATCTTATATCGTGCTGAGCCAAAACTAAACTTCAGCGAACCGCTTGCTCACTCGTGTTTCGACAATTCTAGTAGCTATAGAAGCATAATATGTGGCAAGAGTTTTGTGTGTTCACAAGCATTAGGTGGTCACCAAACACTTCACAGATCGATTAAAGGCCAATTAGCGGGTACTGAAGATGGTAATTCACTCTCTGTGACTGACTCAGAAGCTAGCAAGATTGTTGCACAACCATCAAGCTACAAGTCTCAGGGGATATAA
- the AHP2 gene encoding histidine-containing phosphotransmitter 2 (histidine-containing phosphotransmitter 2 (AHP2); CONTAINS InterPro DOMAIN/s: Signal transduction histidine kinase, phosphotransfer (Hpt) domain (InterPro:IPR008207); BEST Arabidopsis thaliana protein match is: histidine-containing phosphotransmitter 3 (TAIR:AT5G39340.1); Has 369 Blast hits to 368 proteins in 74 species: Archae - 2; Bacteria - 69; Metazoa - 0; Fungi - 28; Plants - 267; Viruses - 0; Other Eukaryotes - 3 (source: NCBI BLink).) — MDALIAQLQRQFRDYTISLYQQGFLDDQFTELKKLQDDGSPDFVSEVLSLFFEDCVKLISNMARALDTTGTVDFSQVGASVHQLKGSSSSVGAKRVKTLCVSFKECCEAKNYEGCVRCLQQVDIEYKALKTKLQDMFNLEKQIIQAGGIVPQVDIN; from the exons ATGGACGCTCTCATTGCTCAGCTTCAGAGACAATTTCGTGATTACACCATTTCTCTCTACCAACAG GGGTTTTTGGATGATCAATTTACTGAGTTGAAAAAGCTACAAGATGATGGAAGTCCTGATTTTGTGTCTGAAGTGCTTTCACTTTTCTTTGAAGATTGTGTGAAGCTTATCAGTAACATGGCTAGAGCttt GGACACGACAGGAACTGTAGATTTTAGTCAGGTAGGTGCTAGTGTGCATCAATTGAAGGGTAGTAGCTCAAG TGTTGGTGCCAAGAGGGTCAAAACTTTGTGTGTTAGCTTCAAGGAATGTTGTGAAGCTAAGAACTACGAAGG GTGTGTGAGATGTTTGCAGCAAGTGGATATTGAGTACAAGGCGTTAAAGACAAAGCTTCAAGATATGTTCAAT cTTGAGAAACAGATCATTCAAGCTGGTGGTATAGTTCCTCAAGTGGATATTAACTAA
- the AHP2 gene encoding histidine-containing phosphotransmitter 2 (histidine-containing phosphotransmitter 2 (AHP2); CONTAINS InterPro DOMAIN/s: Signal transduction histidine kinase, phosphotransfer (Hpt) domain (InterPro:IPR008207); BEST Arabidopsis thaliana protein match is: histidine-containing phosphotransmitter 3 (TAIR:AT5G39340.1); Has 298 Blast hits to 297 proteins in 39 species: Archae - 2; Bacteria - 10; Metazoa - 0; Fungi - 21; Plants - 263; Viruses - 0; Other Eukaryotes - 2 (source: NCBI BLink).) translates to MDALIAQLQRQFRDYTISLYQQGFLDDQFTELKKLQDDGSPDFVSEVLSLFFEDCVKLISNMARALDTTGTVDFSQVGASVHQLKGSSSSVGAKRVKTLCVSFKECCEAKNYEG, encoded by the exons ATGGACGCTCTCATTGCTCAGCTTCAGAGACAATTTCGTGATTACACCATTTCTCTCTACCAACAG GGGTTTTTGGATGATCAATTTACTGAGTTGAAAAAGCTACAAGATGATGGAAGTCCTGATTTTGTGTCTGAAGTGCTTTCACTTTTCTTTGAAGATTGTGTGAAGCTTATCAGTAACATGGCTAGAGCttt GGACACGACAGGAACTGTAGATTTTAGTCAGGTAGGTGCTAGTGTGCATCAATTGAAGGGTAGTAGCTCAAG TGTTGGTGCCAAGAGGGTCAAAACTTTGTGTGTTAGCTTCAAGGAATGTTGTGAAGCTAAGAACTACGAAGGGTAA